The proteins below are encoded in one region of Winogradskyella helgolandensis:
- a CDS encoding glycoside hydrolase family 97 protein — translation MKVYILVFAIALALFSCNSEKKQTTQISSPDEKVVIDFNINNEGRPFYTVQFNNKTVVDTSYLGFEFKDVPAFNKNFIIKNTSSSTFNETWQMPWGEQLDVVNHYNELKIELQEKTSPERFLNIVFKAYDDGIGFRYEFPQQARLKGDVFITEEHTEFNLTEDYKTFWIPGDWDIYEHLYNTTKLSEIDALQFANHKNLAQTYIPENAVNTPVTMVGSDGTHLSFHEAALVDYSGMTLKVDTENLNLKSNLVGSENTDYKVKRTMPFNTPWRTIQITDNAPDLIESKLIVNLNEPNKLGDVSWFKPMKYTGVWWEMHLGKSSWDYGMTQDMSTWTDGGTSNGTHGANTENVKRFIDFSAKNNIGGVLVEGWNTGWEHWIGFEDREGVFDFVTTYPDYDIEEVVRYGKEKGVDIIMHHETSAATETYTKQQDTAFALMQKYGMHTVKTGYVGKILPKGEYHHGQYMVNHYNNTVEKAAKYEVAINAHEPIKATGLRRTYPNTISREGLRGQEFNAWATDGGNPPEHLPIVAFTRMLSGPIDFTPGIFNIKFDEYKKDNQVNTTIAQQLALYVVIYSPVQMAADLVEHYEANPEPLQFIKDVGVDWETTKVLNGEVGDYVTIARKERETGNWFVGGITDENSRNIDVVFDFLDENQIYEVIIYKDGDKAHWDNNPLDISIEKIEVKKGSTLSVQLAEGGGFAISLMKK, via the coding sequence ATGAAAGTATACATTTTAGTTTTTGCAATCGCATTGGCATTATTCTCATGCAATTCAGAAAAAAAACAAACCACACAAATCAGTTCACCAGACGAAAAAGTGGTAATTGATTTTAATATCAATAATGAAGGACGACCATTTTATACGGTTCAGTTCAATAATAAAACGGTTGTTGATACCTCTTATTTAGGTTTTGAATTTAAAGATGTTCCGGCTTTTAATAAGAATTTCATAATTAAAAATACAAGTAGTTCAACCTTCAATGAAACTTGGCAAATGCCTTGGGGAGAACAATTAGATGTGGTTAACCATTATAATGAACTAAAGATTGAGCTTCAAGAAAAAACAAGTCCAGAACGTTTTTTAAATATCGTGTTTAAAGCTTATGATGATGGTATTGGATTTAGATACGAATTCCCACAACAAGCTCGATTAAAAGGGGATGTTTTTATAACAGAAGAGCATACTGAATTCAACCTTACAGAAGATTATAAAACCTTTTGGATTCCAGGAGATTGGGATATCTACGAACATTTATACAATACAACAAAATTGTCTGAAATTGATGCTTTGCAATTTGCAAATCATAAAAATTTAGCACAAACTTACATTCCTGAAAATGCTGTAAATACACCGGTTACTATGGTGGGAAGTGATGGAACACATTTAAGTTTTCATGAAGCTGCTTTAGTAGATTATTCTGGAATGACCTTAAAAGTTGATACTGAAAATTTGAACCTGAAAAGTAATTTAGTAGGTTCAGAAAATACAGATTACAAGGTGAAACGCACGATGCCTTTCAATACCCCTTGGAGAACGATTCAAATTACGGATAACGCTCCCGATTTAATTGAATCTAAGCTTATTGTTAATCTAAACGAGCCGAACAAACTAGGTGATGTGTCTTGGTTTAAGCCGATGAAATATACAGGGGTTTGGTGGGAAATGCACTTAGGGAAATCGTCTTGGGATTACGGAATGACTCAAGATATGAGTACATGGACAGATGGTGGAACATCTAATGGAACTCATGGCGCCAATACCGAAAATGTAAAACGATTTATTGATTTTTCAGCTAAAAATAATATAGGTGGCGTTTTAGTGGAAGGCTGGAATACCGGTTGGGAACATTGGATTGGTTTTGAGGACCGTGAAGGTGTTTTCGATTTTGTAACCACATATCCAGATTACGATATTGAAGAAGTTGTGCGTTATGGAAAGGAAAAAGGCGTAGATATTATCATGCACCATGAAACCTCTGCAGCAACGGAAACATACACTAAGCAACAAGATACGGCTTTCGCTTTGATGCAGAAATACGGTATGCATACCGTTAAAACAGGTTATGTTGGAAAAATACTACCCAAAGGAGAATACCATCATGGCCAATATATGGTGAATCATTATAACAATACCGTTGAAAAAGCAGCGAAATATGAAGTGGCTATCAACGCACATGAACCGATTAAAGCAACAGGTCTAAGACGAACCTATCCAAATACAATTTCGAGAGAAGGGTTAAGAGGGCAAGAATTTAACGCGTGGGCAACAGATGGAGGTAACCCACCAGAGCATCTACCAATTGTAGCTTTTACAAGAATGCTGTCTGGACCAATTGATTTTACTCCTGGTATTTTTAATATAAAATTTGACGAATACAAAAAGGACAATCAAGTGAATACAACCATTGCGCAGCAATTAGCCTTGTATGTGGTTATTTACAGTCCGGTACAGATGGCTGCCGATTTAGTAGAGCATTACGAAGCGAATCCAGAACCTTTGCAATTTATCAAAGATGTTGGTGTCGATTGGGAAACCACTAAAGTTTTAAATGGTGAAGTTGGAGATTATGTCACCATTGCTAGAAAAGAAAGAGAGACTGGGAATTGGTTTGTTGGTGGTATAACGGATGAAAATTCTAGAAATATTGATGTTGTTTTTGACTTTTTAGATGAGAACCAAATTTATGAAGTGATTATCTATAAAGATGGAGACAAGGCGCATTGGGATAACAATCCATTAGATATTTCTATTGAAAAAATTGAAGTTAAAAAGGGTTCGACATTAAGCGTACAACTAGCCGAAGGTGGTGGGTTTGCAATTAGTCTGATGAAGAAGTAG
- a CDS encoding protein adenylyltransferase SelO: MKLHIKDTFSKELPSDSNTDNSRRQVSEATHSFVNPRIPSQPKLIHASIEMANAIGLEEEDINSKDFLEVFSGSKVYPKTKPYAMAYAGHQFGNWAGQLGDGRAINLFEIEQNNKRWAIQLKGSGETPYSRQGDGLAVLRSSIREYLCSEAMCHLGVPTTRALSLILSGDDVLRDMLYNGNADYEKGAIVARVAPTFIRFGNFELFAARNDIKNLKKLTDYTIKYFYPELGKPSKETYIKFFEAVTQRTLDMIIHWQRVGFVHGVMNTDNMSILGLTIDYGPYGWLEDFDFGWTPNTTDKQNKRYRFGNQPNIGLWNLLQLANALYPLIEEAEPIEAILNQYQVDFEKQSLQMMRSKLGLQVELEDDAKLIQDFEDCLLLSETDMTIAFRLLANYKKDNPDNGIEIIENAFYKPEELTEDNLMQWKVWFKAYDQRLQKETITDSERQQNMNAVNPKYVLRNYMAQLAIDKADEGDYGLVDELFQLLKKPYDEQPEHEKWFAKRPEWARHKVGCSMLSCSS, translated from the coding sequence ATGAAGTTACACATAAAAGATACATTTAGTAAAGAGTTACCTTCAGATTCTAATACGGATAATAGCAGACGCCAAGTCTCTGAAGCCACACATTCGTTTGTTAATCCTAGAATACCATCGCAGCCTAAATTAATTCATGCTTCAATAGAGATGGCTAATGCCATTGGTTTAGAGGAAGAAGATATCAATTCAAAAGACTTTTTAGAGGTTTTTTCGGGCTCTAAAGTTTATCCAAAAACAAAACCTTATGCTATGGCCTATGCTGGTCATCAATTTGGCAATTGGGCTGGACAATTAGGCGATGGAAGAGCAATAAATCTATTCGAAATTGAGCAAAATAATAAACGGTGGGCCATTCAACTAAAAGGGTCTGGCGAAACACCATACTCAAGGCAAGGTGATGGGTTGGCGGTTTTACGTTCTTCTATTCGCGAGTATTTATGTAGCGAAGCCATGTGTCATTTGGGTGTGCCCACTACCAGAGCGCTGAGTTTAATATTGTCTGGTGATGATGTTTTGCGAGATATGCTTTATAACGGTAATGCCGATTATGAAAAAGGAGCTATCGTCGCTAGAGTAGCACCGACTTTTATTCGGTTTGGTAATTTCGAGTTATTTGCAGCACGAAACGATATTAAAAACCTCAAAAAACTAACCGATTATACTATAAAATACTTTTATCCAGAATTGGGTAAACCTTCAAAAGAGACATACATTAAATTTTTTGAAGCGGTGACACAACGCACTTTAGATATGATTATCCACTGGCAACGCGTTGGTTTTGTTCATGGAGTGATGAATACCGATAACATGTCCATTCTAGGCTTAACCATAGATTATGGGCCTTATGGATGGCTAGAAGATTTTGATTTTGGCTGGACACCAAACACCACAGACAAACAGAACAAACGTTACCGTTTTGGTAATCAGCCCAATATTGGACTTTGGAATTTATTACAACTCGCCAATGCCTTATATCCGTTAATTGAAGAAGCCGAACCTATAGAAGCTATTTTAAATCAGTATCAGGTTGATTTTGAAAAGCAATCACTTCAAATGATGCGCTCTAAATTAGGGTTGCAAGTAGAACTTGAGGACGATGCCAAATTGATACAAGATTTTGAAGATTGTTTATTGTTGTCTGAAACCGATATGACGATAGCATTCCGATTATTAGCGAACTACAAAAAAGATAATCCGGACAATGGCATAGAAATCATAGAAAACGCATTCTATAAACCTGAAGAATTAACCGAAGATAATTTAATGCAATGGAAAGTTTGGTTCAAAGCTTACGACCAACGCTTGCAGAAGGAGACAATTACAGATTCAGAACGTCAACAAAACATGAATGCTGTAAACCCAAAATATGTGCTTAGAAATTATATGGCGCAGTTAGCTATCGATAAAGCGGATGAGGGTGATTATGGTTTGGTAGATGAATTATTTCAACTACTTAAAAAACCTTACGATGAGCAGCCAGAGCACGAAAAGTGGTTTGCCAAACGCCCAGAGTGGGCAC